The stretch of DNA AAGAAATCCTAGAAATGGAGTAAATCCTAGAACAGGTAAAAAAATATATATTCCAGGTAAAAAAGTAGCTAAATTTAAAATAGGAGCAGAATTGACGAAATTGTAAAATGCTATTTACTTAGTTTAGTTAAGAAAATATAAGACTTATATTTTCTTAACTGATTTTTATGTGGTTATGGAGATAATCTATATATAATCCATTTTTCTTCTTTTTTTATGTATATTAGTCTATCATGAAGTCTATTTTCTTGTCCTTGCCAAAATTCTATTTTATATGGTTTTACAATATATCCTCCCCAACTGAAAGGACGTTTTATAGTGTTTTTATTAAAAAATTTATTCCATTCATTATACTGATCTAGTAAAAATTTTCTAGAATAAATGATACTACTCTGTTTAGAAATCAAGCTTCCTATTTGGTGTCCTTTGGGTCTTTTATAAAAGTATTCATCTGATTTTTCTTTTTTTACTTTTGACGCAGACCCTTTAACAATAACTTGTCTATCCGTATTCCTCCAATAAAAAGAAATACAAACTTTTGGATTATTTTTTATTGCTCTTCCTTTAAAACTATAATAGTTTGTATAAAAAGTAAATCCATTTTTAGAATATTCTTTTAATAAAACAATTCTTGTTTCAGGGCACCCGTCTTCTCCAATGCTAGAAATTGACATAGCATTAATTTCATCATTGTTATAGCAAGACTTTTTTTCTTCTTTAAACCATTCATGAAATAATTTTAATGGCTCTTCTGGAACTTTAGTTTCTAATAAAGCGTCTTTTTTATAATTTTTTCTATAATCACTTAAATCAATATTCATACTGTTTTTAAAATATTTATATTTATAAAATATGGAACAATAAAATTATATTATAAAGGCGTGATAGCTCAGTTGGTTAGAGCATTGGATTCATAACCCAAAGGTCGGGGGTTCAAATCCCCCTCACGCTATTATTTATTTATGATGCAATAAATAAAATAATATGTATGCACTTTTTTATTTATAGTTCTACTCTATTAAATAAATTATATTTCTTAAATGAAATAAATAAAAAAAAATTATATTCTAAGAATATTTATTTCATTTTGGAAATAAATAAAAAAAAACTTATAATTACAAGTTTTTCAAATACAGTAGATTATTCTATACATGTATACACAGATATATATATTTATGTTAAAGAAAATACAAGAGAAAAAGTAATTATAGATAGCAAACTTTTCACAGAAATACTCAGTACTTTTACTAAAGAAATTATTTCTATAAAAAAAGATAATGATACGCTTAACATTTCTTCTTTGCAAGGATCTTTTAAAATTCCTATTCTTAGAAAAAAATTAAATATTATAAGAGGTAATTTATTTTGTAACAATAATACTATATTTATTTTTTCAAATCTTCTTTTAAAAATTTTAGAAAAAATAATATTTTCTATTGGAAATATAAAATTTAAAACTATTCTTAATGGAGTTTATTTCCAATTTTCTCCATATGAATCATATTTTATATCTACCAATAATTTAGTATTAGTAAAATATACTGTAAAATATATAAAATCAAGTAAAAATATAAAATTTATTGTACCAAGAAATTCTATTCATATTCTTCATAAAATTTTAAAATATGAGAAAAATAGTAATAACAATAATAATGTATATATTAAATATAATAGTAAAGAAAATTATGTAATTTTTTTATCCAAAAATTATATTTTCTCATCCAAAATATTAAATATAGATAATAAAAAAAATAAAAAACAACCAAATTATAATTCTATTATACCTAAAAAAAAATTTGATGTCTTATTAATTATAAACAGAGTTTTATTTCTAAATACTATTAAAAGATTATTAATCCTATCTAAATTATTCGAAAATAAAAAAATTGAAAAATTTATTTATTTACAAATAATTAATAATGAATTTAGTATTTTTAATCGAAAAAATTTTAGTTTAAAAATTAAGTGTAAATCTATTTATAATTCGTTACAAAAAATTAAAATGGGATTTAATTGTAAGTTTTTAATTGAAATATTATCTCATCTAGATAATGATTTTATATATTTTGAATTATACAATTCAAATAAAATTGGTGTTTTAAAAACAAATTTTTACAAAAATAAAAAAGAAATGGAATTCATTTCCATATTAATTATGTCTATAATAGTATGATAATATCATATAATTGGCTTAAAGAATACGTATCTATTGATTTTGATGTGAATCAAGTATCAGATATATTAACTAATATAGGGTTTCCAATAAAAAAAATAAAAAAAATGATATCTATTGATACTGATGAAGTAGATTATATTTTAGATATAGAAATAACACCTAATCGCACTGATGCAATGAGTCATTATGGGATAGCTAGAGATTTATATGCTTTTTTAAAATTCCGTGGAAATAAAGTTTTATTATCTAAACCATCAATAGATAACGAAATATATAATAGTGATATTAATTATTTTAATATTCAAATTTTTAATAAATGTGTAAGATACACTGGAATGGCTATTTTCCAAACAAAAGTAGAAAATTCTCCAAATTGGTTAGTTCTTAGATTAAAATCTTTAGGAATAAAAACAATAAATAATATAATAGATATAACAAATTTTGTGTTTTTTGAACTAGGTATTCCTATACATGTTTTCGATTTAGATAAAGTAGAAGGAAATAAGATTTTAATAAGGAATGCTGAAAAAAATAATATTTTTCATATAAAAAAAAATTTTACAAAAAAACTTGATATAGAAGATTCAGTAATATATGACGCAAAAAAACCATTATCTATAAGAGGAATTATACCTGATAGTAGATCAATTATACATATAAATACGA from Blattabacterium cuenoti encodes:
- the pdxH gene encoding pyridoxamine 5'-phosphate oxidase; translation: MNIDLSDYRKNYKKDALLETKVPEEPLKLFHEWFKEEKKSCYNNDEINAMSISSIGEDGCPETRIVLLKEYSKNGFTFYTNYYSFKGRAIKNNPKVCISFYWRNTDRQVIVKGSASKVKKEKSDEYFYKRPKGHQIGSLISKQSSIIYSRKFLLDQYNEWNKFFNKNTIKRPFSWGGYIVKPYKIEFWQGQENRLHDRLIYIKKEEKWIIYRLSP
- a CDS encoding DNA polymerase III subunit beta → MHFFIYSSTLLNKLYFLNEINKKKLYSKNIYFILEINKKKLIITSFSNTVDYSIHVYTDIYIYVKENTREKVIIDSKLFTEILSTFTKEIISIKKDNDTLNISSLQGSFKIPILRKKLNIIRGNLFCNNNTIFIFSNLLLKILEKIIFSIGNIKFKTILNGVYFQFSPYESYFISTNNLVLVKYTVKYIKSSKNIKFIVPRNSIHILHKILKYEKNSNNNNNVYIKYNSKENYVIFLSKNYIFSSKILNIDNKKNKKQPNYNSIIPKKKFDVLLIINRVLFLNTIKRLLILSKLFENKKIEKFIYLQIINNEFSIFNRKNFSLKIKCKSIYNSLQKIKMGFNCKFLIEILSHLDNDFIYFELYNSNKIGVLKTNFYKNKKEMEFISILIMSIIV